TTGTGACTTCACTGCCTTGAGTAAAAGGCCCTTCTATATAGTCTTTATGTGGATTAGCTGCACTGGCAAATAAGCTAAAGCAACATAATCCACCTGAAATTAAGCTGATTAAGAGTGTTTTCATATAGGACTCCAACCCTCAGCGATCGCTGAGGGAAGTTATTAGCATTAGAAATTAATAGTAAGAGATGCATTAACGTCGTAAGCGGTATCGACGACTGGCAGCATTGAGTAGGCTGTGCCTGCAACAACATCATCCACTTTTTGTGGTTTGCCAACAGGCGTGCCGCTGCCTGTATATTCAAAGTCGTAATAGAGCCCTGCGAGTTTAATAAACATTCTCGGATTGATATCAAACATGTAATAGGCTTCAGCCACATGTCCTCTGGTAGCCAGTTTACTGCCAATAGGATCATCTTGAGCTTGGGTGAAAGGAGTCCAATATTCAGAACCATAGTTATATTCAAGGCCAACTTTACCGTAAGGTGCTGGGATTTGTACGCCGACATAAATTCCGTAGCCGTCTTTGGCATCATTTTCTTCAGCTGCTGAAGGCATCATGATAATTTCACTAGAATCTGCATTTAATTGAGCTTCAAAAACAGCATCAGTTAGCATGCCGCCAAACATACCTGCATTGCCATTACCATCGGCGCGGGTCCATCCTCCAGATACGAACCACTTCACGTCATTATCTTCTTCGCGAGCAAAGCCAATACCACCTAAGAACATATCGCCAATGACATCGCTAGGCTGCACTCGAGTGACGAAGTTGAAGTCCTCAAACTTTTGCATGTCTTGATACATGGTTGGAGCAAATATTTCAGCCAATTGAGTTGGAAAAGCCATAGTGCCTTTAAAGCCATCATTGACATCTTTTGCGCCAAACAAGGTAAGTTGAAGGAAGTTTTTACCGTCGTTAACAACATCAATATTAAAGCCACCTAAGTGAGTGTCTTTAGTGACGATATCGCCAAACATTTCGCCATTTCCCCATTGGGATTCGAATCCTTGACCGTAACAAAAGCGAACCACTTGGCCTTCAACACCAGTGATATCACTTAGGTGATAACCCATAGTGGCGCCATCAAAATTAAAGTTAACTAAATGACCAGAAGGTGTGCCGCCGCGTTTTTCATTTTCCCGGTACTGGGTTGGTGGGCCATAAGTTGAAGGTCGACGTCCTATGGATAAATACAGTGGTGAACCATTAATATTTTTCCAATCAAAATAGGCGCGTTCAACTCTTAGCCAGTCGCCGCTTGGGTTGCCGCTATTGGTGCCATCCATAGTAAACGACCGCCAAGAGTCAAACACTTGTACTCCCGTTGAATCTCCCCAGTTCTTAAACATACTCAGACGACCAGCAAAGCTGACGTTGTCCCATACTT
This window of the Shewanella goraebulensis genome carries:
- a CDS encoding DUF3373 domain-containing protein, which translates into the protein MRTLISLLVANALMLSASAYANDVDIQRDSLNKTDAQKIAELKQQLVDINDELDDINNRVDKNERHTALDRIEITGDFRTKVHSLHYQDVTWNPAINVDFNDFGAKAMAGEFGMPDDANSPLAKMMAANPNLATAFQNGQLQGNMPYVLSPKSVQDIDNDLYYTTRLRLNLKAKVWDNVSFAGRLSMFKNWGDSTGVQVFDSWRSFTMDGTNSGNPSGDWLRVERAYFDWKNINGSPLYLSIGRRPSTYGPPTQYRENEKRGGTPSGHLVNFNFDGATMGYHLSDITGVEGQVVRFCYGQGFESQWGNGEMFGDIVTKDTHLGGFNIDVVNDGKNFLQLTLFGAKDVNDGFKGTMAFPTQLAEIFAPTMYQDMQKFEDFNFVTRVQPSDVIGDMFLGGIGFAREEDNDVKWFVSGGWTRADGNGNAGMFGGMLTDAVFEAQLNADSSEIIMMPSAAEENDAKDGYGIYVGVQIPAPYGKVGLEYNYGSEYWTPFTQAQDDPIGSKLATRGHVAEAYYMFDINPRMFIKLAGLYYDFEYTGSGTPVGKPQKVDDVVAGTAYSMLPVVDTAYDVNASLTINF